In Blautia sp. SC05B48, a single genomic region encodes these proteins:
- a CDS encoding ABC transporter permease, whose protein sequence is MSNIYEYIKMAIHNIMANKGRSFLTMLGIIIGIASVIAIVSIGEGTKNQMNSEIDDIGGGQIAVYCSDDAITDQVWIEPGDIDAVRELYGVEGVNVSDSYTGETVTGKGDFNLTVTGEAQDAKLVDNASVKYGSYFGQKEVEEGKNVCVISDADAKRLFGTDDVVGMTLDITCYDLTKTFRICGVTTQKENGTFVSYTYDGMPVTINVPYTAMDDFTGSSGEFYQIIVQADKSLDSQAVADKIINLLERRHQCAGDEYFQVQSFQDVMKSMNQMLGMVTAFISFVAGISLLVGGIGVMNIMLVSVTERTREIGIRKSLGAKTSSIMLQFLAEAAILTIIGGLIGIVLGIAGGYVICAVISSSMGMTIAPGISAGTILAATLFSCAVGVFFGIYPARKAAKLSPIEALRRN, encoded by the coding sequence ATGAGTAATATTTATGAATATATCAAAATGGCGATCCATAACATCATGGCCAACAAGGGAAGATCCTTTCTCACCATGCTTGGTATCATCATCGGTATTGCATCAGTGATCGCCATTGTGTCCATCGGTGAGGGTACGAAGAATCAGATGAACAGTGAGATCGATGATATCGGTGGCGGCCAGATCGCTGTTTACTGCAGTGATGATGCCATAACAGACCAGGTCTGGATCGAGCCGGGGGATATTGATGCAGTCCGGGAGCTGTATGGTGTGGAAGGTGTTAATGTTTCGGATTCCTATACAGGCGAGACCGTAACCGGAAAGGGTGATTTTAATCTTACAGTGACCGGGGAGGCCCAGGATGCCAAGCTGGTGGACAATGCTTCTGTGAAGTACGGAAGCTATTTCGGGCAGAAGGAGGTCGAAGAGGGAAAAAACGTCTGCGTGATCTCCGATGCCGATGCGAAAAGGCTTTTCGGAACAGATGATGTAGTGGGAATGACACTGGACATCACCTGCTATGATCTGACCAAGACATTCCGCATCTGCGGAGTCACCACACAGAAGGAAAACGGAACCTTTGTCAGCTATACTTACGATGGAATGCCGGTGACCATAAATGTGCCTTATACGGCCATGGATGACTTTACCGGAAGCAGCGGAGAATTTTATCAGATCATAGTTCAGGCGGATAAGAGTCTGGATTCCCAGGCGGTCGCAGACAAGATCATAAATCTTCTTGAGAGACGTCACCAGTGTGCCGGAGATGAGTATTTCCAGGTACAGAGCTTCCAGGATGTCATGAAATCCATGAATCAGATGCTTGGCATGGTGACTGCGTTTATCTCTTTTGTTGCGGGCATTTCACTTCTGGTAGGTGGTATCGGTGTTATGAACATCATGCTGGTGTCCGTCACAGAGCGTACCAGGGAGATCGGTATCCGGAAATCCCTTGGAGCGAAAACCTCGTCCATTATGTTACAGTTCCTTGCTGAGGCGGCGATCCTGACGATCATAGGCGGGCTGATCGGTATTGTGCTGGGGATTGCAGGCGGCTATGTGATCTGTGCGGTGATCAGCAGCAGTATGGGAATGACGATCGCACCTGGGATCAGTGCAGGAACTATTCTGGCGGCTACGCTGTTCTCCTGTGCGGTAGGTGTGTTCTTCGGAATCTATCCGGCGAGAAAGGCAGCGAAACTGAGTCCGATTGAGGCGCTTAGACGGAATTAA